ttttttataagaacgggattggctaaccactcgggatggtacacttccttgatgaatccagccgccaaaagcttcgcaatctcttcaccgatggccctgcgcttttccttgtcgaagcgacgcaggcgctgttgcactggcttggagcctagcctgatcctcaaggcgtgctcggcgacttccctcggaatgcctggcatatccgagggtttccaagCGAAGACATCGCTGTTCgcgcggaggaagtcaacgagcgcgtTTTCCTATTTGGGGGAGAGGTTGGCGCCGATGCGCAGTGCCTTTCCGTTGGGGTCATTGGGGCcgacgaggacctccttggtgccctccacGGACCCAAAGGCCCGGCCTGTTGCTTTGAGTCGGGTGCGTCTGTGGCCACCTCCTCCCTGATGACTGCGAGCTCCGCCGAGGCGATAGTCGTAGCAGTGAGCTCGCAGCACTCCTAGTCGCACTCGTAGGTGCGCTGGAAGaaagtgccgatggtgatgactccGTGCGGGctcggcatctttagcttaaggtacgtgtaattggggacggccataaacttcacgtagcatggacgtcctaggatggcatggtaggtcttGTGGAAactgaccacctcgaaggtgagggtttcagtTCCAAAGTTGGACTTATCCCCAAAGGtcatgggcaggtcgatctgacCGAGAGGCCTGGCCTGTTTCCACGGCACGACGCTGTGGAAGGGTGCTCCGGTCGGTCGAATgcgtgatcggtcgatgcccatggcgtcgagcatctCGACgttcatgatgttgaggccgcttcctccatccatcagcaccttgctAAGATGCTTTTTGTCGATGATCGGGTCCACGATGAGTGGGTATCGGCCCGGATGCATAACGCTATCCGGGTAGTTGGAGCGGTCGAAGGTGATGGGGGACCTCAACCACCAGAGGAAAGCGGGGGTGGCCGGCTCGGCCGCGTACACCTCACAGCGTGTGAGCTTCtgctggcgcttggagtcgtaCACCGttggcccgccaaagatcatgaggcagccggtCTCCTCTGGGAAAGCGTCCTGCTTTTCATCTACATCGTCCTCTAGGGGGACAGGCTTCTTCTTCCCGTCACCTTTCTTGGAGCCCCCGGAGAGGAACTTCTTCATGAGCCCGCAGTCCTTGTAGGCGTGCTTGACGGTgtaggcgtggttcgggcatggcccctcgagcagccTCTCGAGTGATCGGGGTGCCCTCGCCGGCTTGCGTCCCCCCTTACGGTCGGCAGCGGCaacgagcgagccctcgcgccattgcttgttcttcttcttgcggGGACGGTTGGAAGCGCCTTCACCGGCATCGTCAttccgctttgccttgcccttagagCGGTCAAAGATTGCCCcgaccgcctcttcgcccgaggcatgaccggtggcgatgtcgaggagttccttAGTGGTCCTCGGGCCTTTGCGACccaacttgtggaccagggactcgcaggtggtcccagacaggaaagccCCGATGACGTCGGTGTCGGCGATGtcaggcagctcgttgcactgtcgggagaagcgtcGGATATACTCGCGAAGAGTCTCTCTAGACTTCTGccgacagttcttgaggtcccatgggtttcctgGGCGTGCGtaggtgccctggaagttgcccacgaagatctcctttagatctgCCCAACTGTGGATGCGGTTGGGTGGAAGATGCTCCAGCCATATTCATGCTGAGTCGGcgaggaacaaggggaggttgtggataatgaagctGTCAGTATCCACGCCACCGGCCTGGCAAGCGAGCCGACAGTCATCGAGCCACagcccggggtttgtttccccggaGTACTTTGGGACGTTGGTCGGTGGCCGGTACCGTGGCGGGAAAGGTGCGTGGAGGATGTGGCGACCAAACACCTGAGGCCCTAGTAGGTCGGGGCTCAGACTCCGGTCCTTAGCGCTATTGTAGCGCCCACCGCGGCTGGTTTCGTCCCCCTCGCCACCATGGGTGCGCCTGCGGGCGTTTAAGGTGTCGTGAGCGTCGCGGTTGTGGCCGAGGTGCTCGCGCACTGGGACCGTAACCCGCCTCCCGTCATCGCGTGGCGCTTGGAGGACGGAAACATCCTTGCCATGCGATCCTGAAGGTGCGTGCTGGCCGGTGTCGAGCTCGCATCgtcgggacagcgagctctctgcctgctgtTCCGcggcacgctcgagtagcgtgcggatCTCTCGGTGAGTCCGGCGGTCCTCTGGTGTTGTGGGCTCAGGGAGCCCTCGGAGCAAGGTTGCGGCGGCCGCTATGTTCTGGCTCGCCCGGGCGAAGTGTGGGAGGCTCCCGTCGCCCTCGACGATCCTCTGGTTCACCTCACGGGCCCTAGCACGCGCACGTCCGCCGTCTCTTCATTGCGCGATCTCTCGTTCGAGCTCCGCACGTTCTTGCTCGAGTTGGAGTCACGCCTCCTCGAGCTCCTGATGCCATGCCCGTACCTGCTCCTCCCGTACATCGGGCAAGGCTTCCGcgccttcgtcgtcgtcgtcatcgtcgcgcGTCAAACCAGCCACCTCGTGGGCGCTTTTGGCGTGCCTTTCGGGGGTctccgccatgaagcattcccgcgaagggtgatggctcccctcaCTGGAAGCGGAGCCAAAGTTCAACTCTAAATCACTCGTGAGGAGATCGCGGACCGATTCCTCGAGGTAGGCGATCATGCCCACGAACTCATCGTTCGCGGGTAGCGAGCTGGGAAGCTGCGCCATGTGGCGCTCGACGATCTGCGCGGCGTTGCGCAAACCGTAAGGGAATGCCGTCGAGGTGCCTAGGGTAAAGACGTCTAGGGAGAGAGGTTCTCTGCCGGCGAGTTGCGTCATGATGTCGACGAAGGAGAATGTGAGGGCACgcaggtcctcctaggacggGTGTGGTCCTAGGTAGACAGCAAGCAGGTGCTCCAGCCTTTCGAAGttgaagtcgaggagctggtcgcgCTCCAGGGCGTGAGCCTCCAGAGCGCTCAACCGCAACTCCTCGAGGGCTCCGGCGATCGCATCGAGGCCAGTGGCGGGAGGAGTTTGGTGGGCGGGAGCCCTCGCCAGCTCCCCCTTGgtggtgacgatgaagtccagactCCCGAAACGCACGTGCGCGCCCGGGGTCCAGTTGATGTCGTGGCTGGCCATCCTAAGACTGATGAAAGTGAGGaaacgcgcaaaggcccctacctggcgcgccaactgtcagcgTTCGGAAACCGCTGACTAGTAAATTTAGTGGATTGCGCGTTTGGGCTCGGATGGTTATGCAAAGAGGACACGAGGATGTACACTGGTTCGGGTGGAATGTTCCTATGTCTAGTTGcgagctgctgctcgtgttacttgcactgagttcgtagtaggggttacaaacgggcgagagagggacgagctcccaagtctctttTGGTTGAGGTCGAGTGTGTTGTTCTCGATCCCCCCCTCGGTGGTCCCGTCCCCTCCTTTTATAGCTCAAGGAGGAAGCGGGTTACATTCAAAGTCAGCCCCCAAGCTTGCATGGAGTACCAGGGGAAAAGAGAAGATCGGAATCCGTCCTTTTCCCCCTTCTTGTCTGGGCCCCCCTTTTCGATATTGCCAACGCGCCGACAATCGGCGGCCATCCCGTCCTGTCAGTCGCCGCGCGGCGTACAGGCCCTAGGCACAGGGACGCGCCGCTCCGTCAGGCCCCTAGCCATGCGGCGCGCGAACCTTGTCTCCCCGACACGCACCGCGCCGCACGCAGCGCACGTGTCAGGTCACGGTGGGGCACGCCATGTCGTCCCACCGTAGGAATGATCACATCCTACGGTCGACCCCGTCTAGGGCCATACTGTAGTCGACAGTGTCATGCCTCCTCCGTCTTGCGTTGGATGTCGTGGGCCGCCAGACACGGTCCACCAACATCGCCTGTCACATCTAGGCGCGCGTCTCACTTAGGGCGGCGGGGTGCGGCGCGTGCTCCCGCCCCAGGACTACTCCGACGGAGGCCACGCCGGGGTTGGGGGCATAGTGTAGGACTATTGATGCCTGACGGGGGTCATACGAGGAGTTGGCGCCACCGGACCACCCTGTCGACGTTGTGGCGTCGTGAGCCGCCGTGTCGAAGCATACCTCCTTTCCGCGTCAGGGGGGTGGGCCCATGGTGGTTGAAGTGACGTGGGTCCCTCTCGGGGCCTTAATTCGTTCCTGGGTCTGGATCCGAaccccaggggtcgggcgaggcgaagccctcaccagggggtcggacgaggcgggacCTGTGCccgagaggtcgggcgaggcggatcgcGTGTCCGTGGGGTCGGGCGAAACTAGAAATCCTCTTAGTCGGGCCAGACCGGTCCGTAGCTGTGCCCACAATCATTTTAGGCGGACTGAGGCGGATGTTTTTTAACTCCTATCTTACCAGTACCATAATATTGGTACCCgataggggcactcggcaaaaaaaatttaaaaataaaaataaaaatatttgccgagtgccccaggatggcactcggcaaccttttctttgtcgagtgctaactccgcactcggcaaagcctttgccgagtgcccaataaatggcactcggcaaaggtggattTGCCGATGAATTTTTTTCCAAGTGTGCAttgccgagtgcggcgctcgACAAAGTCTTTGTCGAATGCAAAATAGGATTTGCTGAGTGCCTCAGATACTCGGCAAATAACTCGTTTCGAGTAGCGTATGACTCACGGAAATTTCACTGAAATCTCGCGGTGGGAAATTTCACTGAAATCTCGCGGTGGGACTTGACTGCGGCGCACAAGCCCCAGTCCCCAATTCATCAACAACTCATAATGCGGTAAAGTTATCAGACCCAAACTGACATATGAGCACGTGACACCCCTCTTTACACAACACAGCCGCATCGTCGCTGCACACCTTCAAAGCCAAATGGCAGGCCCGGAGGAGATGCGCAATCCCCGACGtgccgacgacggcgacgacgaagACCTCCAGCTGGCGTGGATCGAACGCCGCCGCGGCCTCCAGCAGCAGCTCCTGGACTCTGGCCGCGCCTGCAGGCTGCTGGGGGCGCTCGTCCTCACGTGGGACCTGCAGCTCACCCGCGCTAGCTCCAGCCCGGAGCACGTGCTGCTCGCCGCCTTCGGCCCGGTTCGCTTGGCTCATCAGACGTAGTATTTTTTAACCTGACTTCTCAGCAAAGCGAACAGGCTGGCTCCTCGGCGTGGCGCTCGTGTTGCTGTCCCTCGTCTCACGCCGGTTCCCCAggctcgccggcgccggcgccgctctCGTGACAGCGCTCCGCAGCTACTTTCTCGGAGGCGGTGGCCTCTGATGTCTGAGGTTCTGAGAGTTGCATCCTGCGTGCCTTCAGtgtccaaggatcatgcatggcAGTCCAGGCAGACCAGACCGTGCATACCGGCCGTACCATACCACATGCGACAGCCgcctaaataaaataaaataaaaacttcATGAactatagtactactactaggagtATAATATCATAACTTTTATTACGACTATTTACTGCTGGTtgcttaggccatgtttagttggtaGGAATCGGCGACGCCTGAATTCCTGTATACTACTGTAGCgtactgtagtatttcgtttgtatttggtaataattgtccaatcgttgactaattaggctcaaaacgttcgtctcgcaaagtacaaccaaactgtgcaattagtttttgatttcgtcaacatttagtactccgtgcatgtaccgcaagtttgatgtgacaaagaatcttctttttgcatagtgccaaagtttggaatttggggtgaactaaacatggccttaataTAAACTATCATCAAATCAAATGGAATAtggattattattattatggcCTCTTGTTTCACCTTGTTTTTCTTTAAGCAAAAGAGTCACCCTTCTTTATATATCAGAATAAGAAGTACAGACTTTATAAGGAGGTGAAATAAACCAATCATATCTTCCTGCCAAGAAGTTAACATAGCTCCTAACTAAGCAGTGAGCATAAAAATTAGAGCTTCTTCCTTCTTGGACAAACCCCACTCTTGTGAATCCTCCCTTCTTTGTTCTTGATCTCCTGGATGATGGGGCCGTGCCTCCCAAAACCTTCTCCATGGATGCTTCTTACTGCGTTGACACAATCACTGGCCACCCGAAATTTTACCCTCCAGAACCAGCGCCGATGCCCCCAGGAATTTGCCATCTTCATCCCTGGCCACAGCAGCCACCGAAGCCGGATGCTCCAGTTCTAGAGGTGGTCGCGTCGGCATTAATTTTCGTAAAGCCTCTTAGCAGTTTGATCCAGCGCATTACTGGGCTCCGCGCCACCGGCTTCTCCTTGTTCTTCAGCGTGACCGACTCCAGGTCGTTAATGAACTGCTCCACAAGGCTGTGAACCGTGTTTTGGAGTGCTTTTTTGAGCTAAGACATTGCTAAACTAGATGGCCTAGGATGTACTACTACTAtactttttctttgtttcttttaatGGAAGTACATGAACACTTTCTTAAAACTAATTAGTATGCTGTTAAATTACTAGTAGTAGTAGCCTGTGCTAGCACACATCATAACGTAACGCAATAGCAGATGGGCAGACGCTGTATGACACGAGCAACGTGCCAGACTAGGACACGCGGCGAGCGTGCCGTCTAGATCTGGGCCTGTTGGTTGTTGCCACAATGCCACCATGACTCATTGGAAATTTCACGGAAATCTCACGGTAGGACTTCACTTGACTGCGGCGCAGAAGCCCCAACCCAATCCCCAATTCTACACTGCGAATCGACCACCGAGCAGCGCGATGGCGTATGCGGCGGAGCTCCCCTACGCCAACGATCCCAACCAGAAACCCAAACCCGCGGCCGCGGCGCCGGCGGCCCCCACCCGCCGCGTCCGTTGGACCACCGTGGCGATCCTCGTCTTCCTGGCGCTCAACCTCGCGCTCTGCGTCCgccgtgtccacggcgacggc
The nucleotide sequence above comes from Miscanthus floridulus cultivar M001 chromosome 18, ASM1932011v1, whole genome shotgun sequence. Encoded proteins:
- the LOC136523385 gene encoding uncharacterized protein, translated to MAQLPSSLPANDEFVGMIAYLEESVRDLLTSDLELNFGSASSEGSHHPSRECFMAETPERHAKSAHEVAGLTRDDDDDDEGAEALPDVREEQGTYARPGNPWDLKNCRQKSRETLREYIRRFSRQCNELPDIADTDVIGAFLSGTTCESLVHKLGRKGPRTTKELLDIATGHASGEEAVGAIFDRSKGKAKRNDDAGEGASNRPRKKKNKQWREGSLVAAADRKGGRKPARAPRSLERLLEGPCPNHAYTVKHAYKDCGLMKKFLSGGSKKGDGKKKPVPLEDDVDEKQDAFPEETGCLMIFGGPTVYDSKRQQKLTRCEVYAAEPATPAFLWWLRSPITFDRSNYPDSVMHPGRYPLIVDPIIDKKHLSKVLMDGGSGLNIMNVEMLDAMGIDRSRIRPTGAPFHSVVPWKQARPLGQIDLPMTFGDKSNFGTETLTFEVVSFHKTYHAILGRPCYVKFMAVPNYTYLKLKMPSPHGVITIGTFFQRTYECD